From a region of the Georgenia yuyongxinii genome:
- a CDS encoding GNAT family N-acetyltransferase yields MTSGDALSPDDDLLGRLLDDAAGDAEGPAGTGGLGAGSTVAAAAGAADPHAGHEHADPHAGHAHLDPLRPTADLSVRPALPEDAPFLGSIQARTFKASLTAAVGDLPSEVADAIDPVAFGQFWAAAITSPPTPRHRVLTAVAGAQVVGFAAFAPAEVTVEVTYTIEEPDAGSGASDAERDSTAVVAEILALEVPAAHARRGHGSRLLAACADLLRDQGATRVQTWTVQDDESRTRFLSQAGFAPAGLRRVLDVGGSQVTEICWYADL; encoded by the coding sequence GTGACTTCCGGCGACGCCCTCTCCCCCGACGACGACCTGCTCGGCCGCCTCCTGGACGACGCGGCCGGTGACGCGGAGGGGCCGGCCGGCACCGGCGGCCTCGGTGCAGGCAGCACCGTCGCGGCGGCCGCCGGTGCGGCAGACCCGCATGCCGGTCATGAGCACGCCGACCCGCACGCCGGGCACGCGCACCTCGACCCCCTCAGGCCGACCGCGGACCTTTCCGTGCGTCCGGCGCTCCCGGAGGACGCCCCGTTCCTCGGCAGCATCCAGGCCCGGACCTTCAAGGCATCGCTCACGGCCGCCGTCGGCGACCTCCCCTCCGAGGTGGCCGACGCCATCGACCCCGTCGCCTTCGGTCAGTTCTGGGCCGCGGCGATCACCTCCCCGCCCACGCCCCGCCACCGCGTGCTGACCGCCGTCGCCGGGGCCCAGGTGGTGGGCTTCGCCGCCTTCGCGCCGGCAGAGGTGACGGTAGAGGTGACGTACACCATCGAGGAGCCGGACGCCGGCTCCGGGGCCTCGGACGCCGAGCGGGACAGCACCGCCGTCGTCGCCGAGATCCTCGCGCTGGAGGTGCCCGCCGCCCACGCCCGGCGCGGGCACGGTTCCCGCCTGCTGGCCGCATGCGCGGACCTGCTGCGCGACCAGGGCGCCACACGGGTGCAGACCTGGACCGTGCAGGACGACGAGTCACGGACCCGTTTCCTCAGCCAGGCGGGGTTCGCCCCGGCCGGGTTGCGCCGGGTCCTGGACGTCGGCGGTTCCCAGGTGACCGAGATCTGCTGGTACGCGGATCTGTAG
- the dapA gene encoding 4-hydroxy-tetrahydrodipicolinate synthase: MTQQPASASHPSRTFGSVSTAMVTPFHADGSIDIDSAVRVAVKLVDDGCDALVLNGTTGESPTTHQPEKDDLVRAVVDAVGARAMIIGGAGSNDTAHAVRIAQGAERSGARGVLVVSPYYNRPSQEGVYRHIKAVADAVDLPVLLYDIPGRTGVAIGDETLDRLAEHPRVLGVKDATGDVPAGFERMARTGLEFYSGDDGLNFDWLAHGASGVVSVVGHVAAGAYAEMVRAVDAGDLPGARAVAARMRPLVAAIMGGGQGAVMAKHALHLQGVLPSTTVRLPLVEATPAEVAALEQVLREHTLIPA; the protein is encoded by the coding sequence ATGACTCAGCAGCCGGCCTCCGCCTCTCACCCGTCGCGCACGTTCGGGTCCGTCTCGACGGCGATGGTCACGCCGTTCCACGCCGACGGCTCGATCGACATCGACTCCGCGGTGCGGGTGGCGGTCAAGCTGGTGGACGACGGCTGTGACGCCCTCGTCCTCAACGGCACCACCGGCGAGTCACCCACCACCCACCAGCCGGAGAAGGACGACCTGGTGCGCGCCGTCGTCGACGCGGTGGGGGCGCGCGCCATGATCATCGGCGGCGCCGGGTCCAACGACACCGCGCACGCCGTGCGCATCGCTCAGGGCGCCGAGCGCTCCGGCGCCCGCGGCGTCCTGGTCGTCTCGCCCTACTACAACCGCCCCTCCCAGGAGGGCGTCTACCGGCACATCAAGGCGGTGGCCGACGCCGTCGACCTGCCGGTGCTGCTCTACGACATCCCCGGCCGCACCGGTGTGGCCATCGGTGACGAGACGCTCGACCGCCTCGCCGAGCACCCGCGCGTCCTGGGCGTCAAGGACGCCACCGGTGACGTGCCGGCCGGTTTCGAGCGGATGGCCCGCACCGGGCTGGAGTTCTACTCCGGTGACGACGGCCTCAACTTCGACTGGCTCGCCCACGGTGCCTCCGGCGTCGTCTCGGTGGTGGGCCACGTGGCCGCCGGCGCCTACGCCGAGATGGTCCGCGCCGTCGACGCCGGCGACCTGCCCGGCGCCCGCGCGGTCGCGGCCCGCATGCGCCCGCTCGTTGCCGCGATCATGGGTGGCGGGCAGGGTGCGGTCATGGCCAAGCACGCCCTGCACCTGCAGGGCGTGCTCCCCAGCACCACCGTGCGCCTGCCGCTGGTCGAGGCCACGCCCGCAGAGGTTGCCGCCCTGGAGCAGGTGCTCCGCGAGCACACGCTCATCCCGGCCTGA
- a CDS encoding ribonuclease J, translating to MGPVSHPHPELSAPGPIPQGGLRIVPLGGLGEVGRNMTVFEHGGKLLIVDCGVLFPEDNQPGVDLILPDFDYIAGRLDDVEAIVLTHGHEDHIGGVPYLLRMRHDIPLIGSQLTLAFIEAKLREHRISPVTLSVREGQTEQLGPFGLEFVAVNHSIPDALAVMIRTAAGNVLHTGDFKMDQLPLDGRVTDLRAFARLGEEGVDLFMVDSTNAEVPGFTAHERNIGGVLDNVFAQAEGQIVVASFASHVHRVQQVLDAAALHERKVAFVGRSMVRNMGIAADLGYLRVPENTLIDVKKIDDYPPSDTVLMATGSQGEPMAALSRIANKDHRVAVGPGDTVIFASSLIPGNENSVFRVINGLMRLGAKVVHQGNAKVHVSGHASAGELLYCYNIVRPKNVMPVHGEIRHLVANGSLAVSTGVPPERVVLAEDGVVVDLVDGRARIAGAVPCGYVYVDGSSVGEITDAELKDRRILGEEGFISIFAVVDTSTGKVLTGPHIQARGMAEDDSVFDAILPDVTSALNEVVGRGNADLHQMQQAMRRVVGRWAAKRLRRSPMIIPTVVEA from the coding sequence ATGGGGCCCGTGAGCCATCCGCACCCTGAACTGTCCGCGCCCGGTCCCATCCCGCAGGGCGGCCTGCGCATCGTCCCGCTCGGCGGGCTCGGTGAGGTCGGGCGCAACATGACCGTGTTCGAGCACGGTGGCAAGCTGCTGATCGTCGACTGCGGCGTCCTCTTCCCCGAAGACAACCAGCCCGGGGTCGACCTGATCCTGCCGGACTTCGACTACATCGCCGGCCGCCTGGACGACGTCGAGGCCATCGTGCTCACGCACGGGCACGAGGACCACATCGGCGGTGTCCCATACCTGCTGCGGATGCGCCACGACATCCCGCTCATCGGCTCCCAGCTCACCCTCGCCTTCATCGAGGCTAAGCTCCGCGAGCACCGCATCTCGCCGGTCACCCTCTCGGTGCGCGAGGGGCAGACCGAGCAGCTCGGTCCGTTCGGGCTCGAGTTCGTGGCCGTCAACCACTCCATCCCCGACGCGCTCGCGGTCATGATCCGCACCGCCGCCGGCAACGTCCTGCACACCGGTGACTTCAAGATGGACCAGCTCCCGCTGGACGGTCGCGTCACCGACCTGCGGGCCTTCGCCCGCCTGGGCGAGGAGGGGGTCGACCTGTTCATGGTCGACTCCACCAACGCCGAGGTGCCCGGCTTCACCGCCCACGAGCGCAACATCGGCGGTGTCCTCGACAACGTCTTCGCCCAGGCCGAGGGGCAGATCGTCGTCGCGTCCTTCGCCTCGCACGTGCACCGCGTGCAGCAGGTGCTCGACGCCGCGGCCCTGCACGAGCGCAAGGTCGCCTTCGTCGGCCGGTCGATGGTCCGCAACATGGGCATCGCCGCCGACCTCGGCTACCTCCGTGTGCCGGAGAACACCCTCATCGACGTCAAGAAGATCGACGACTACCCGCCGAGCGACACCGTCCTGATGGCCACCGGATCCCAGGGTGAGCCGATGGCGGCCCTGAGCCGGATCGCGAACAAGGACCACCGGGTCGCCGTCGGCCCCGGCGACACCGTGATCTTCGCCAGCTCGCTCATCCCCGGCAACGAGAACTCGGTGTTCCGGGTGATCAACGGGCTCATGCGGCTGGGCGCCAAGGTCGTCCACCAGGGCAACGCGAAGGTGCACGTCTCCGGCCACGCCAGCGCCGGCGAGCTGCTCTACTGCTACAACATCGTCCGGCCCAAGAACGTCATGCCGGTGCACGGCGAGATCCGCCACCTGGTGGCCAACGGCTCTCTCGCCGTCTCCACCGGGGTGCCGCCCGAGCGGGTGGTGCTCGCCGAGGACGGCGTCGTCGTCGACCTCGTGGACGGGCGCGCCCGGATCGCCGGCGCGGTCCCGTGCGGGTATGTCTACGTGGATGGCTCGAGCGTCGGGGAGATCACCGACGCCGAGCTCAAGGACCGCCGCATCCTCGGTGAGGAGGGCTTCATCTCCATCTTCGCCGTCGTCGACACCTCCACCGGCAAGGTGCTCACCGGCCCGCACATCCAGGCCCGCGGCATGGCCGAGGACGACTCCGTCTTCGACGCGATCCTGCCCGACGTCACCTCGGCCCTGAACGAGGTGGTGGGCCGCGGCAACGCCGACCTGCACCAGATGCAGCAGGCGATGCGCCGCGTGGTGGGCCGGTGGGCCGCCAAGCGCCTGCGCCGCAGCCCCATGATCATCCCGACCGTCGTCGAGGCCTGA
- a CDS encoding purine-nucleoside phosphorylase: protein MDTQAEEAAAQLRDRLGIRRADVGVVLGSGWGPLVAGWGAPAADVAAAEVAHFRAPVAPGHAGRVLRFELGGGDAPLTVVVLAGRTHLYEGHGPGAVAHGVRTLATLGARTVVLTNANGALRTDWPLGHVVALTDHLNLTGASPLTGPAFVDLTDAYDPALRAALLAAAAEDGLDLATGVYAMLRGPHYETAAEARMAAFLGADVLGMSTVLETIAAREAGMRVLALSTVTAHEGSGEQIDPDEVVAVAEASAARLGPTLSRVLTAARVPAASAAGRPKETS from the coding sequence GTGGACACACAGGCCGAGGAGGCCGCCGCGCAGCTGCGCGACCGGCTCGGGATCCGGCGTGCCGACGTCGGAGTGGTGCTCGGCTCCGGCTGGGGCCCGCTCGTCGCGGGCTGGGGTGCCCCCGCCGCCGACGTGGCGGCCGCCGAGGTGGCCCACTTCCGTGCCCCGGTCGCGCCCGGGCACGCCGGCCGGGTGCTCCGCTTCGAGCTCGGCGGCGGAGACGCACCACTGACGGTCGTGGTCCTCGCCGGCCGCACCCACCTGTACGAGGGGCACGGCCCGGGCGCCGTCGCCCACGGCGTGCGCACCCTCGCCACGCTGGGCGCGCGCACCGTGGTCCTCACCAACGCCAACGGCGCCCTGCGCACCGACTGGCCCCTCGGACACGTCGTCGCCCTCACCGACCACCTCAACCTCACGGGCGCCTCACCGCTGACCGGGCCCGCCTTCGTCGACCTCACCGACGCCTACGACCCGGCCCTGCGTGCGGCGCTGCTCGCCGCGGCGGCCGAGGACGGGCTCGACCTCGCCACCGGCGTCTACGCCATGCTGCGCGGCCCCCACTACGAGACCGCCGCCGAGGCGCGGATGGCCGCCTTCCTCGGGGCGGACGTGCTGGGCATGTCCACCGTGCTGGAGACCATCGCCGCCCGCGAGGCCGGGATGCGCGTCCTCGCGCTGTCCACCGTCACCGCGCACGAGGGCTCCGGCGAGCAGATCGACCCCGACGAGGTGGTCGCCGTCGCCGAGGCCTCCGCCGCGCGGCTCGGCCCCACCCTGAGCCGCGTGCTCACCGCCGCACGCGTGCCGGCCGCCTCCGCGGCCGGCCGACCCAAGGAGACATCGTGA
- a CDS encoding purine-cytosine permease family protein, with protein MTTESSATPAEVLSHEGPTSALRIETTGIEVIADADRKGRPSSLFWPWFAANISVFGISYGSFILGFGISFAQATLVAIAGSILSFLLVGIIALAGKRGSAPTLTLSRAAFGLRGNLVPGVVSYLLLVGWEIVLVALATLATDTVIRQLGWSGGNTALIIAFLVVIAVVVGAGILGFDMIMRVQTVLTIVLGVVTLGYVALTIDRIDLAALSELPTGSWEAVLGAFMLVMTALGLGWVNAAADYSRYLPRSASSGGVVFWTTFGAALAPVVLIVYGLLLVGSDPSLTDGIAADPIGTLATLLPTWYLIPFVLVAVGGLASGAVLDIYSSGLTLLAVGLRVPRWVAAAIDGVLMIIGTIVLVWFADDFLGPFMGFLITLGVPIAAWAGLFIADLILRRRDYDVASLFDARGVYGAVNWTNVIGMLALTAVGWGLVTNSVQGLTWQGYLFEPLGLDVDVWGFSGVGVAVALVGGFLVGLANRGRIRRQEQATADGAAAPDGGDTVTATR; from the coding sequence GTGACCACCGAATCGAGCGCCACCCCCGCCGAGGTCCTCAGCCATGAGGGACCCACCTCCGCGCTGCGTATCGAGACCACCGGCATTGAGGTGATCGCCGACGCCGACCGCAAGGGCCGGCCCTCCTCGCTGTTCTGGCCGTGGTTCGCAGCGAACATCTCCGTCTTCGGCATCAGCTACGGCTCGTTCATCCTCGGCTTCGGCATCTCCTTCGCCCAGGCCACCCTGGTCGCGATCGCCGGCAGCATCCTGTCCTTCCTGCTGGTCGGGATCATCGCGCTCGCGGGCAAGCGCGGCTCCGCACCGACCCTGACGCTCTCGCGCGCCGCCTTCGGGCTGCGCGGCAACCTCGTGCCGGGCGTGGTGTCCTACCTGCTCCTGGTCGGCTGGGAGATCGTGCTGGTCGCGCTGGCCACCCTGGCCACGGACACGGTGATCCGGCAGCTGGGCTGGTCAGGCGGCAACACCGCGCTGATCATCGCGTTCCTCGTCGTGATCGCCGTCGTCGTTGGCGCCGGGATCCTCGGCTTCGACATGATCATGCGGGTCCAGACCGTGCTGACCATCGTCCTGGGCGTGGTGACCCTGGGGTATGTCGCCCTCACGATCGACCGGATCGACCTCGCCGCCCTGAGTGAGCTGCCCACCGGTTCCTGGGAGGCCGTGCTCGGCGCCTTCATGCTCGTCATGACCGCCCTCGGGCTGGGCTGGGTGAACGCCGCCGCCGACTACTCGCGGTACTTGCCCCGCTCGGCCTCCTCCGGCGGGGTGGTGTTCTGGACGACCTTCGGCGCCGCGCTCGCCCCCGTGGTGCTCATCGTGTACGGCCTCCTGCTCGTCGGCTCCGACCCGAGCCTGACCGACGGGATCGCCGCAGACCCGATCGGCACCCTCGCCACCCTGCTGCCCACCTGGTATCTCATCCCGTTCGTGCTGGTCGCGGTCGGCGGGCTCGCCTCCGGCGCGGTGCTGGACATCTACTCCTCAGGCCTGACCCTGCTCGCCGTAGGCCTGCGCGTGCCCCGCTGGGTGGCCGCCGCGATCGACGGGGTGCTCATGATCATCGGCACCATCGTGCTGGTGTGGTTCGCCGACGACTTCCTCGGGCCCTTCATGGGCTTCCTCATCACGCTCGGCGTCCCCATCGCCGCCTGGGCCGGGCTTTTCATCGCCGACCTGATCCTGCGCCGGCGGGACTACGACGTCGCCTCCCTGTTCGACGCCCGAGGCGTCTACGGCGCCGTCAACTGGACCAACGTGATCGGCATGCTCGCGCTCACCGCCGTCGGGTGGGGCCTGGTCACCAATTCTGTCCAGGGGCTGACGTGGCAGGGCTACCTGTTCGAGCCGCTCGGTCTCGACGTGGATGTCTGGGGCTTCTCGGGGGTCGGTGTCGCGGTGGCCCTGGTCGGCGGCTTCCTCGTCGGCCTCGCGAACCGCGGCCGCATCCGGCGCCAGGAGCAGGCCACGGCCGACGGCGCGGCGGCTCCTGACGGCGGTGACACCGTGACGGCGACCCGGTGA
- a CDS encoding ADP-ribosylglycohydrolase family protein, with the protein MTAATVRDRARGALWGLAVGDALGMPTEGLSRAAVLVRYGLVDRFHPGPTDSEIAPGLPAAHVTDDTDQAVIVGRLLVAGGGRVDHADLAEELLAWQERMQAAGVASLLGPSTRRALESIRADGPSPTSGRWGDTNGAAMRIAPVGIAVPGRPLATLVDAVVTTSEPTHNTHVALAGAAAVAAGVSTAIDGGNLAAVLDAAALAARAGAERGFHTTAPSVAARLENAVRLVRAEAGDGDPEERIDAGCEVIDEVVGTSMATQESVPAAFAVLALADTVRPGGAADPWLVCRLGASLGGDSDTIAAMAGAVSGALGGVDALPAAAREQVAAANPGLALDALADDLLALRDRR; encoded by the coding sequence GTGACGGCGGCGACCGTGCGTGACCGCGCCCGGGGCGCCCTGTGGGGGCTCGCGGTAGGCGACGCTCTCGGCATGCCGACCGAGGGGCTGTCCCGCGCGGCCGTGCTCGTCCGGTACGGCCTGGTCGATCGTTTCCACCCTGGTCCGACCGATAGCGAGATCGCACCCGGCCTGCCGGCCGCGCACGTCACCGACGACACCGACCAGGCCGTCATCGTCGGCCGCCTCCTGGTCGCCGGCGGGGGGCGGGTCGACCACGCTGACCTCGCCGAGGAGCTCCTCGCCTGGCAGGAGCGGATGCAGGCGGCCGGCGTGGCCAGCCTGCTCGGCCCGTCCACCCGGCGCGCCCTGGAGTCGATCCGGGCAGATGGTCCCTCGCCCACCTCCGGGCGCTGGGGCGACACGAACGGTGCCGCCATGCGCATCGCCCCCGTCGGCATCGCCGTGCCGGGCCGGCCGCTCGCGACGCTCGTCGACGCCGTCGTCACGACGAGCGAACCGACGCACAACACCCACGTCGCCCTGGCCGGCGCGGCAGCCGTGGCCGCCGGCGTCTCCACCGCGATCGACGGTGGCAACCTCGCCGCCGTCCTGGACGCCGCGGCGCTGGCCGCCCGGGCCGGCGCGGAGCGCGGGTTCCACACCACGGCCCCGTCGGTGGCCGCCCGGCTCGAGAACGCCGTCCGGCTGGTCCGCGCCGAGGCGGGCGACGGGGACCCCGAGGAACGGATCGACGCCGGCTGCGAGGTCATCGACGAGGTGGTGGGCACGTCGATGGCCACCCAGGAGTCCGTGCCGGCCGCCTTCGCCGTGCTCGCCCTGGCGGACACGGTCCGGCCCGGGGGAGCGGCCGACCCGTGGCTGGTGTGCCGCCTGGGAGCGAGCCTGGGCGGGGACAGTGACACGATCGCGGCGATGGCGGGAGCGGTCTCGGGCGCGTTGGGCGGCGTCGACGCGCTGCCCGCGGCGGCACGTGAGCAGGTGGCGGCCGCCAACCCGGGGCTCGCGCTGGATGCCCTCGCCGACGACCTCCTCGCCCTGCGGGATCGGCGGTGA
- a CDS encoding PfkB family carbohydrate kinase gives MTAPAPAEGPAAAAPGTRFVSTGSVVVDVPLSVPHLPERGGDVLAGGGGAVVGGGFNVVAAAARQGADVTLASPVGTGQWGTLVRAALGAEGVTVLTAPAEGDTGLVLTLVEPDGERTFVTTVGVEGRPRAEELAAVPVQPGDVVYVSGYDLAYPAAAPVVSAWAARLPAGVRLLLDPGPLAGEIDAVVLGPVLARCDVLTVNAREAMLLSGVGAGDVLADAGSPPPVLAAVRRLVPGSCAVLVRVGERGCWVSEAAGAPARLVPSRLVRAVDSTGAGDAHTGILAAALLTGAGLPDAVRRANLGAALAVTRPGPATAPSRAELDELLLEA, from the coding sequence GTGACGGCGCCCGCCCCGGCTGAGGGGCCCGCCGCGGCGGCCCCCGGCACCCGGTTCGTCTCCACCGGGTCGGTCGTGGTGGACGTGCCCCTGTCCGTGCCGCACCTGCCCGAGCGCGGCGGCGACGTCCTGGCCGGCGGTGGCGGCGCCGTCGTCGGTGGCGGCTTCAACGTGGTGGCAGCCGCGGCACGGCAGGGCGCCGACGTCACCCTCGCCAGCCCCGTCGGCACGGGCCAGTGGGGCACGCTCGTGCGCGCCGCCCTGGGCGCCGAGGGCGTCACGGTGCTCACCGCGCCGGCGGAGGGGGACACCGGGCTGGTGCTCACCCTGGTCGAGCCCGACGGCGAGCGCACCTTCGTCACCACCGTCGGGGTCGAGGGACGGCCCCGGGCGGAGGAGCTCGCTGCCGTGCCGGTGCAACCCGGCGACGTCGTCTACGTCTCCGGCTACGACCTCGCCTACCCGGCCGCCGCGCCCGTGGTGAGTGCCTGGGCCGCCCGGTTGCCCGCCGGGGTGCGGCTGCTGCTGGACCCTGGCCCCCTCGCGGGCGAGATCGACGCGGTGGTCCTGGGCCCGGTGCTGGCGCGGTGCGATGTGCTGACCGTGAACGCTCGCGAGGCGATGCTGCTGTCGGGCGTGGGCGCGGGCGACGTGCTGGCGGACGCCGGTTCACCACCGCCGGTCCTGGCCGCGGTGCGCCGGCTCGTCCCCGGCAGCTGTGCGGTGCTGGTCCGGGTGGGCGAGCGCGGCTGCTGGGTGAGCGAAGCGGCCGGCGCACCCGCGCGGCTGGTGCCCTCCCGGCTGGTCCGGGCCGTGGACTCGACCGGCGCCGGGGACGCCCACACCGGGATCCTCGCCGCCGCGCTGCTCACCGGTGCAGGACTGCCGGACGCCGTCCGGCGTGCCAACCTCGGCGCCGCCCTCGCTGTGACGCGTCCGGGGCCGGCCACCGCGCCCAGCCGCGCCGAGCTCGACGAGCTGCTCCTCGAGGCGTGA
- a CDS encoding FtsK/SpoIIIE family DNA translocase, with product MASRATSPGRSASTARGSSARSSRGGKGSRGRGRSTSSSRPRRSSFPVRLVRGIWMGGAHMVAGTARSVGTSAKDLDPALRRDGLAFLLLGVAIVIALREWFGLSGIAGDVIHHVAAGVVGVLGILLPVLLVAMAVRLMRHPERTQANVRVSIGIVAITAAVCALIHIGRGLPAPAEGFAAVESAGGLLGWAVGTPLTILLSEWGAVPLLVLLAVFGLLVVTATPVAAVPQRLAAAGGWMLGRGPAQVDEDATEVVAADGTTRPPLPRRRKKKADAAEAVVPGDYVADEAFVQPHELAPADDDAATAALAAARRGKGRKKAAETAPTADTAGEDHAAELEAPPTQALPARAEQLELAPDVIYTLPADDVLIKGAPHKLRSAANDRVVEALTQVLTEFTVDAKVTGFSRGPTVTRYELELGPGVKVERITALSKNIAYAVASADVRILSPIPGKSAIGVEIPNTDRETVALGDVLRSSVARRSEHPLVVGVGKDVEGGYVVANLAKMPHLLVAGATGAGKSSFVNSMITSIMMRSTPEEVRMVLVDPKRVELTIYEGIPHLITPIITSPKKAAEALEWVVREMDARYDDLSMYGYKHLDDFNAAVRAGKIQPLPGSERKISPYPYLLVIVDELADLMMVAPRDVEASIQRITQLARAAGIHLVLATQRPSVDVVTGLIKANVPSRLAFATSSLADSRVVLDQPGAEKLIGQGDALFLPMGSAKPMRVQGAWVTESEIHAVVDHVKTQLQPTYREDVIAPVVKKQVDEDIGDDLDLLLQAAELVVTTQFGSTSMLQRKLRVGFAKAGRLMDLLESREIVGPSEGSKARDVLVQPDDLPATLAMLRGEDPPGDDDGEQAYDVESDAVEDRYSDGIEGHSPAVAETWDGEDEGSDEDAWRLTGR from the coding sequence ATGGCTAGCCGTGCGACTTCCCCCGGACGGTCGGCCTCGACGGCACGTGGTTCATCCGCGCGCAGTTCTCGCGGAGGCAAGGGATCTCGTGGCCGCGGGCGCTCGACGTCATCGTCGCGCCCTCGTCGCAGCTCATTCCCGGTACGCCTGGTCCGTGGCATCTGGATGGGAGGAGCGCACATGGTGGCAGGTACGGCGCGCAGCGTCGGGACCAGCGCGAAGGATCTCGACCCCGCGTTGCGCCGGGACGGGCTGGCGTTCCTGCTCCTGGGGGTCGCGATCGTCATCGCGCTGCGCGAGTGGTTCGGGCTCTCCGGCATCGCCGGGGACGTCATCCACCACGTGGCTGCCGGCGTCGTGGGCGTGCTCGGCATCCTGCTGCCCGTGCTGCTGGTGGCGATGGCGGTCCGGCTCATGCGCCACCCGGAGCGGACCCAGGCCAACGTGCGGGTCAGCATCGGCATCGTCGCGATCACGGCGGCGGTGTGCGCGCTCATCCACATCGGCCGCGGTCTGCCCGCCCCCGCGGAGGGCTTCGCGGCGGTCGAGTCCGCCGGGGGGCTGCTCGGCTGGGCCGTGGGCACACCGCTGACCATCCTGCTCTCCGAGTGGGGCGCCGTCCCGCTCCTCGTGCTGCTGGCCGTGTTCGGTCTTCTCGTCGTCACGGCCACCCCGGTGGCCGCGGTCCCGCAGCGGCTCGCCGCGGCGGGCGGCTGGATGCTGGGCCGCGGGCCCGCGCAGGTCGACGAGGACGCCACGGAGGTGGTGGCCGCCGACGGGACCACCCGTCCGCCGCTGCCGCGGCGCCGGAAGAAGAAGGCGGACGCGGCCGAGGCCGTCGTCCCCGGTGACTACGTGGCCGACGAGGCCTTCGTCCAGCCCCACGAGCTCGCCCCCGCCGATGACGACGCCGCCACCGCGGCGCTGGCGGCGGCCCGGCGCGGCAAGGGCCGCAAGAAGGCTGCGGAGACCGCGCCGACCGCCGACACCGCGGGGGAGGACCACGCCGCCGAGCTGGAGGCGCCACCCACCCAGGCGCTGCCGGCACGCGCCGAGCAGCTCGAGCTGGCCCCGGACGTCATCTACACGCTGCCCGCCGACGACGTGCTCATCAAGGGCGCACCTCACAAGCTGCGCTCCGCCGCCAACGACCGGGTGGTCGAGGCCCTCACCCAGGTGCTCACCGAGTTCACCGTGGACGCGAAGGTCACCGGGTTCTCCCGGGGCCCGACGGTCACCCGCTACGAGCTCGAGCTCGGCCCCGGCGTGAAGGTCGAGCGCATCACCGCGCTGAGCAAGAACATCGCCTACGCCGTCGCCAGCGCCGACGTGCGCATCCTGTCCCCGATCCCGGGCAAGTCCGCCATCGGCGTCGAGATCCCCAACACCGACCGCGAGACGGTGGCGCTGGGCGACGTGCTGCGCTCCTCGGTCGCCCGCCGCAGCGAACACCCGCTCGTCGTCGGCGTGGGCAAGGACGTCGAGGGCGGGTACGTCGTCGCGAACCTCGCGAAGATGCCGCACCTGCTGGTGGCCGGCGCCACCGGTGCGGGTAAGTCGAGCTTCGTGAACTCAATGATCACCTCGATCATGATGCGGTCCACCCCGGAGGAGGTCCGGATGGTCCTGGTCGACCCCAAGCGGGTCGAGCTGACCATCTACGAGGGCATCCCGCACCTCATCACCCCGATCATCACCAGCCCCAAGAAGGCTGCCGAGGCGCTGGAGTGGGTGGTGCGCGAGATGGACGCGCGCTACGACGACCTGTCCATGTACGGCTACAAGCACCTCGACGACTTCAACGCCGCGGTGCGCGCCGGCAAAATCCAGCCCCTGCCCGGCAGTGAGCGGAAGATCTCGCCGTACCCCTATCTGCTGGTCATCGTCGACGAGCTCGCCGACCTCATGATGGTGGCCCCGCGCGACGTCGAGGCCTCGATCCAGCGCATCACGCAGCTCGCGCGCGCGGCCGGGATCCACCTCGTGCTCGCCACCCAGCGGCCCTCCGTGGACGTGGTCACCGGCCTCATCAAGGCCAACGTGCCGTCCCGCCTGGCCTTCGCGACGTCGTCGCTCGCCGACTCCCGCGTCGTCCTGGACCAGCCCGGCGCGGAGAAGCTCATCGGGCAGGGCGACGCGCTGTTCCTGCCGATGGGCTCGGCCAAGCCGATGCGCGTGCAGGGCGCCTGGGTCACCGAGTCGGAGATCCACGCCGTCGTCGACCACGTCAAGACCCAGCTGCAGCCCACCTACCGCGAGGACGTCATCGCCCCGGTGGTGAAGAAGCAGGTGGACGAGGACATCGGCGACGACCTCGACCTGCTGCTCCAGGCCGCCGAGCTGGTGGTCACCACGCAGTTCGGCTCGACGTCGATGCTCCAGCGCAAGCTGCGGGTGGGTTTCGCCAAGGCCGGGCGACTCATGGACCTGCTCGAGTCGCGCGAGATCGTGGGCCCGTCCGAGGGCTCCAAGGCCCGCGACGTGCTCGTCCAGCCCGACGACCTCCCCGCGACCCTGGCCATGCTCCGCGGCGAGGACCCACCGGGGGACGACGACGGCGAGCAGGCCTACGACGTCGAGTCCGACGCCGTCGAGGACCGCTACTCCGACGGCATCGAGGGCCACAGCCCGGCTGTCGCGGAGACCTGGGACGGCGAGGACGAGGGCAGCGACGAGGACGCCTGGCGGTTGACCGGCCGCTGA